TAACAACACAGTGTACTTATTCTTGTGCTCTAGGAATTCAGTACATATGTATGACTTACAAactaaattttctaaaaaacatCTTACTTGTTTTGGGATGGAATTGGAAgctataatgataataataaatatggtATACAACCATCGTACTGACAGCTGATTGAAAACAAAAGGTCAATCTACTATGGGGTTGTAATATGCAAACAAAGAAGCGATTGACACATGCAGACCGGATCTAGTACTGGTGGACAAAGAAACAAAAGAATGTCAGATTATTGACATTGTTATACCAGGTGATGTGAGTGTATGAGAAAGAAGTGGAAATAGATAATAAAAAGAATTGCGATTCGAGGGAAGACTGGAGTGAAAGACCAAAAGTGATACCAATAATCATTAGAGCCTTGGGAACCACGTGAGAACCATGAGCCACGGACTGACCTCATACCTAGCCTTGGGAACCATGAGCCACAGACTGACGTCATACCTAGCCTTGGGAACCATGAGCCACAGACTGACCTCATACCTAGCCTTGGGAACCATGAGCCACAGACTGACCTCATACCTAGCCTTGGGAACCATGAGCCACAGACTGACCTCATACCTAGCCTTGGGAACCATGAGCCACAGACTGACCTCATACCTAGCCTTGGGGACCATGAGCCACAGACTGACCTCATACCTAGCCTTGGGAACCATGAGCCACAGACTGACCTCATACCTAGCCTTGGGAACCATGAGCCACAGACTGACCTCATACCTAGCCTTGGGAACCATGAGCCACAGACTGACCTCATACCTAGCCTTGGGAACCATGAGCCACAGACTGACCTCATACCTAGCCTTGGGAACCATGAGCCACAGATTGACATCATACCTAGCCTTGGAAACCATGAGCCACAAACTGACCTCATACCTAGCTGAGATACGGACTGACTTGTCCTTTGAAAAGGTCCAGAAATCAGCACTTGTAGGGAAAGAAGAAGTTCTCCAAAAAGGCTTCAGTAGTATTCAATTATGTAACAAGCCATTACACTTTAGATAGGACCCAGGGTCACCATGAAACCAGTCAATGACTGTGTAAACTATGGTGttgaataatgataataatagtaataataataataacagctcaTAATGAAGAACTAGAAAGCTTATGATATAATGGATAATGGCTGTCCTTTTGCTATGAATCAGTTTTGGGTGAGAAAAAACCCAGTTAAGCTCATTTTATCTGAAAGTTCTGATGTGTAGCAATTAGCAATACAGAAGTGACTCTAGAATATTGAAATATGCAGCCGCTGTCAGCATGGTCATCTTTTGTATGTTTGTAAGTATTATTTTCTGCTTTATCAGACAGAGATACACAATGTAGCCCACTTGCGTATTCAATTAAAAGTGCTAATGTGTTTGTTATGAACTGCTGGTCGTGCTCATAGGATAAAATAAACAAGATTTGTCTCATGCTTGCCATCTCATACTGCCCTCTACTAGGAAACTAATAATCTCCTTTCCACAGCAACATCTGCTGGCTTCACtccaaaataaaacattgagcTATTATTCTTATCAAAGCCAGTAAATTTGATACTGAACGTGAGTAAAAGATTCCATCTTATGATACTTTAGTACAATAGACTTTCAGAAATCCGAGAtagatgtacatacatacttatgAACAAATTGTTAGTTGAATATGGCAGACTTCCAACTGCTACATGTTTTAGCtgaattggtaagatattttgAGCAGTGCACTTACGTTGTGATTGCGCTTCTGTGTAGGAGGGGGGAGTGTCAGAATCTTTAACCACCTTGGGTCTCTTCTTGCGGTTCATCTTCTACTTATTGATGCATGTGAAGATGGTAAAGCCAACCCCTAAAATGAATGTCATAGTCATCTGCGTGCTAGCAGACGTATCATCCGTGATGAATGAAATTTAGCCATTTGTATTGGAAGCACTTCATGAGCTGCTCTATGGTGCTAGACCAAAGATTCATATTGCAATGATTTGGCTGATGGTTGAGGTATTTTCAGCAGTtagaaaaattatgttattcTAAAGCATTACTTTTATGTTAGTGAGCAGTTTGATATTTCCCGAAAACCAAAAGACTTTTAAATAACTGTGAATTGGCACACACACAACTACACACAAAAACAAATACTGATAGTTATGAATACAAAAAACCATACAAGTTTATCTTATTTTAAGTGCCATTTGTCACCTGCGTCACTGAGGCTATCTCCTGTGTCACTGAGGCTATCTCCTGTGTCACTGAGGCTATCTCCGGTGTCACTGAGGCTATCTCCTGTGTCACTGAGGCTATCTCTTGTGTCACTGAGGCTATCTCCTGTGTCACTGAGGCTATCTCCTGTGTAACTGAGGCTATTCCCTGTGTAACTGAGGCTATCTCCTGCGTCACTGAGGCTATCTCCTGTGTAACTGAGGCTACATATCAATGCATCATTTGTCTCCTGTGTAACTGAGGCTATCTCCTGTGTCACTGAGGCTATCTCCTGTGTCACTGAGGCTATCTCCTGTGTTACTGAGGCTATCTCCTGTGTAACTAAGGCTATCTCCTGTGTCACTGAGGCTATCTCCTGTGTCACTGAGGCTATCTCCTGTGTCACTGAGGCTATCTCCTGTGTAACTGAGGCTATCTCCTGTGTCACTGAGGGTATCTCCTGTGTCACTGAGGCTATCTCCTGTGTTACTGAGGCTATCTCCTGTGTCACTGAGGGTATCTCCTGTGTCACTGATGTCACTGAGGCTATATATCAATGCCCCATTTGTCTCCCGTGTCACTGAGGCTATATATCAATTCACTTGACTTTAGAGCAAAGGTGGTGTGAcaataaaacctctatttattGATTATAACTACTAGTACACTCGGCAGTCCCATAAAGTAATTGTAAAGAGTAATAAGTATGCGCataattaactctttcgctaccaaattaatttcttcACCAGGCCAGGATTACATATTCGTTATACCAAATATTTGACAGGGGCGCGTATAAATCGACATGTCATAACTTTTGAAGCACCTGgtctatacaaaatattttaataccgaattcatcatcataaaattttacatcagctgatgctACGAAAAATACctcaaatgtgttgcagaatgagaaCAGACACTTTTTTGGCCATTTTCAAAAAGGGTGTGAGCATGTTTGAGTCGAacaatttatcaatattattacagtttacgGCGTTATTATCACTGATAAAATAAGAATAATTCCTCTCAGTAGTACTATCGTTCAATAAAAATCACTTCTAGTCTATAGATCTAAAAGTCTAGCATGACAGCTCATTGCGAACAATTAAATGcgataaaaaataagtttttgctAAGTGAAACTGCGGccatattttttattggctcaatgcatgcaaataattgtttccttttgtTTAAGTACAGACACCATTGGGTAACTTAGTAGTGTAGTGGTGAAAGTGCTGGACTGTAAATTGGGGTACCTGGGTTTAATTACCATGCGAGGCAATTTTATTCCTAAGGCACTTGGTGTGGTTTTGGAcagacacagcttttattatagtaaagttttaTTAAGGTTTCTTATAAAGTTTGATATATGCGTTTGTTTTCTTAGTATATGCAGTTACCTGTAGTATTCATACTATTTTTAAGCTGTTGAGCGAATCATGAAAaacaatataaatttttataaaaattattctcCAACATACATTCACAACAGTTTCAACATAGAAAGTGATTATAGAAAGGAATTAACTTTGCATGACTAATACTTCTGCTAGAAGGCAGGGATATTTTACGAGGTGTGAGCCGTAATTAAAGTTTGAGAGAGCTATTTCAATAGAAGCAGATGCGCCTTGGCTTGTTTTCTATCCCAAtaatgtaccattgttaattttactacatgtatttagtactatagttacctacagtaattttAGTGCATTTCCTAcctatgatctgcaataaaatgtaaagttACAATGTagtatgtgcagtacgtaccgtagggaGCTTTTACTTTCGAGGCAAACATatattagcttactaaacacatacttaaagctaagttttagtatgtatttctaactattttactgaaattCAACGTTTTCATCGCTAAACAAACCCTACTTACTGAAGCCCTTGCTAACACAAACAACTCTAGATAATACTGGATGGTGAAAATCTGGCTGTCTCTTTTATATGGTCTTTTTATATACTATTCACACTATCCTGTACCATTGAAATAATAGTGTTAGACTATAAGCATGACATGTTGGAAATATGGGGAAGGCCCTAATTTAACTGCACAATGTTTGTATAAAGTAGGAGAAGTTGCTCCTCTCTTAAGAAAAGGCTATTCTCATATTCTTTGATCAGTTCAAATATAATATTCTAAACATAATAAGTTCAATACTTATTCATTCATTGTGTCACATGACTTCAGGTCTTGAAAGCAGATCTTTGTATGCAGAGTATTTATAATTATCAGACTTTGTAGAGTGACACATAAGTTTCCATAAGTTTTATTCCGCTAGGTAAATCATCAATTACAGTTACACCTATCATATTTTGTACTTACTCTAAACAGTTAGTTTAATGCCCTTGATGTAATCTTCGAGCAGAGACAACTACTTTAGGTTGATTTTATACAAAATGTAATTGTAGCCAATTCTGTGTTCTTTATGACAGAGATCATTTGCCATGTACACCTGACTGGTTCAAACACCATAATGATGGATTCTCTTAGAAGTCAATCTGTACAAAAATACGTTAAgtagtcagttgctgtttacaACCTTTTCCGACCCTGAACAGCACTAAAGTAATCAACTGGTCTGGTGCAGTGCTTTCTATGTCTTAAATTTTAAGCTATGatggttaaaatactcaacCTTTAGCCAACAATAGTCTATTAAAGGTTCTCATCAGGATGACAGACTCATTACTGAATGTGAAAAAAACCGCCATATATATTTTACAGCAATCTATGAAAGCAATTATGTTCAACTGTGCCAGCTATTCATTGCGCAAATGTTGCAACTTATTCTAAACGAATAATTCATAATATTACACATTTTAGAAATTTATGACCATCAGAACTCTTGATAAGGTATGGAACTTTTAACAACAATTACTTGCTAGAACACTGCTAACATCGCTAACTTGACCTATGAATGAAAAGTTTTCATAGTTGATGAGGGTATAACTGGTTCATCATGAATGGAAAGTTTCTTGCTCACAAACACCTTTTCTTATGTACATAGGGTCACATCTGCCAACAAGATGTTAGTCAACTGATGTTAAACATAGGCAACATGACACTCTAGAAGGGCCTCACTCAGACTTGGAAATACCCGTagcattatatttgtatttatagcTTGTCTGGTCCGATAAGGTGCTTGAAGGTTTCAAGATAGAATAGACATCAGCTTCAATCAAGGCATAGAAGCTTTCAAGATAGTTAATAAGGCAGAATTCTATTAACTATCTAAAATATTGTTAGAAAATCTATAAGTCAGAATATTCAACCCCGTTCTCAGGTTCACATTACTTCAACTAGGTGTCAAGCAGACAAATACGGGGCAACTGCTAGACTTTGTATTGCTCTCTCGTGTAACAGTAACAATCAGAGTATGTCAACACTAGCAGTTAATCAAAGCTATTGTGTTGTAGTAAATATCAGTCTGGCAAATTGTCTACGTTAATGGTaaccaataaaaatgtgctgCTCATTTGATACTCTCAGGTATAttctgtatataatatacatatttactaaatatttatattaaagttCAAGTACAAAATGAGATCGACATATGACCAAATCAACTTGAAGACAGTCTAGCCGAACCAATTGAGGTCGAATGTGAATGACTGCCTGAATCTGCAAGTTCAATAGAGAAGACAACAGCTACATATCTTGAACTTGATCTGGATAGATCGCATGCTGCTGTAGTATCTGAAATACAAAAGCCAAGAGCGTCGCAAAATATAAATGCTGGCAGCCCTATGTGCCATGAAAGATTATCCTTTGtctgtgtaataactatatgcataGTTATTCTATGGTGCAGCAAGGTGATCGAGCTGCGCAGTTGGTAGCATGCAAGGCTGAAAATCCAAATAACTCGGTTTGATTCTTATGGagtgcagttgtttttattaacgATAATTCGTGGCTGCTGCGGACAGATGGACGAaaatgactcttattatagtaaagaatgcTGTAAATTATTTGAAACTGATTCTTGATTCTCAGTTTCCAAAATTAACGCAGCAGCTTTTTCTTTAATGCATTATATCAGATAATGTTCATCGTAGATATGAAATGTACATTGTATGCACACCATGAATGAAAAGCAGATAGGACCTCCAAATAAGCGACAATTACTACAAATGCAAAATAAGCCAAAAATTAGTCAAACATATAGCTGTTATGGTACATTCATAACTAGACAATGTGGGAAATAAGGTTTAGTGTTTTTTTGAAGTATTTATAAAGATTATAGAAAGTAGAGAACAAAGATACAGTAGCGTGCAAGCGACTCTATTTGTGTCGACTCATACGATCTAATGCAAAAATTCATTGTAGCCGTCTCAGGCTGTCCACGAATGATATAAGATATAGGAAATGTTCACCTTTCAAAGAAAATTGTTCTAACAGGAATAGCTTGTCTTTTTCACCCTGGTATCGATAAACTAGTAAAGTTAATACTAGGTAAGTATGGTTTAATAAGCATTTGGCTAACAAAATGGCTTACAAAGTTTTATGTGAACGTCTTTCTACGTATTTATAGGTTTTTTATTTACAGGAGAGTCATGAAGTTGCAGCTGTACATGCATGCTGGTTGTTATGGAAACAATGATTATAATAACTTGTGTTTCCCATTGAAGTATACTCGGGATCAACTTGATGAGTTGGAGTTCGTTGAAGGATCGCGGGGGTGCTGATACATGATGACAGCGTGTCTGGTGGGGAAGAGGAATGGTAGCTGcttatcatatttacatttccATAAGGATCAATAGTAGTAGTATGGCTTGGTATAATGATTTGAGGCGGTCTAGGGAGTCTACTTGATGGATTTCGTATTTGAGGTCTTACTTCGCATCTGACAAAATAGttaaaacaaacattagataTGCCATTAGCAATTACTCATTTACCTTAGCACtattagaatatttttatttttaaacttccCATTGTCAGTTTACTAATATTTTGTGATATTTAATCTGTATTTCTTCAAGAAATTGATAaatgacaatgttaataatgcCAGGATATGTAATCTAGTAGCTCTAAAAGTTCTCATTTTATAATGGAAAAGAACTTCACATGCctttttatgtaatttatatTATTCAAAGTTAATTGAACTCTAACAGTTGTTTATTTAATTCTCTCTAATTATAATCCGTATTAATGAATcctttattataatagtctatgtCCATCTGTTTTTATAAGAGTCTATaacctctgttattataatagtctatatcttctgttattataatagtctaaaTCCTccgttattataataatctatatctatctgttattataatagtctatatcctctgttattataatactctatatcttctgttatgataatagtctatatcctctattattataatagtctatatcccctgttattataatagtctatatcctctgtttttataatagtctatatccactgttattataataatctatatcctctgttattataatagtctatatcctctgttattataatattctatatcatctgttattataatagtctatatcctctgttattataatattctatatcctctgttattataatagtctatatcctctgttattataatagtctatatcatctgttattataattgtCTATAtcatctattattataatagtctatatcatctgttattataatagtctatatcttctgttattataatagtctatatcctctgttattataatagtctatatcctctgttattataataatctatatcatctgttattataatagtctatatcctctctCATTATAATAGTCTGTATCCCCTGTtactataatattctatatcctctgttattataatagtctatatcctctgttattataataatctatatcatctgttattgtaatagtctatatcctctctcattataatagtctatatcccctgttattataatagtctatatcctctgttattataatagtctatatcatctgttattataatagtctatatcctctgttattataatagtctatatcatatgttattataatagtctatatcctctgttattataataatctatatctatctgttattataatagtctatatcctctgttattataatagtctatatcccctgttattataatagtctatatcatctgttattataatagtctatatcctctgttattttAATAGtgtatatcctctgttattttaataatctatacctatctgttattataatagtctatattctctgttattataatagtctatattttttctgttattataatagtctatatcatctgttattataatagtctatatcttctgttttttataatagtctatatcctctgttattataatagtttatatcctctgttattataatagcctatatcctctgttattataatagtctatatcatatgttattataatagtctatatcctctgttattataatagtctatatcttctgttattataatagtctaaatcctctgttattataataatctatatctatctgttattataatagtctatatcctctgttattataatagtctatatcccctgttattataatagtctatatcatctgttattataatagtctatatcctctgttattttaataatctatacctatctgttattataatagtctatatcctctgttattataatagtctatatcatatgttattataatagtctatatcctctgttattataatagtctatatcctctgttatt
Above is a window of Watersipora subatra chromosome 3, tzWatSuba1.1, whole genome shotgun sequence DNA encoding:
- the LOC137390652 gene encoding adventurous-gliding motility protein Z-like yields the protein MLLEDGLRVSSQDVGDSVNFTAQAPQWPTSTVDSNTVAAYLTSSTSTYSISPALKSSVTSVTQEIPSVTQEIASVTQEIASVTQEIPSVTQEIASVTQEIASVTQEIASVTQEIASVTQEIALVTQEIASVTQEIASVTQEIASVTQEIASVTQETNDALICSLSYTGDSLSDAGDSLSYTGNSLSYTGDSLSDTGDSLSDTRDSLSDTGDSLSDTGDSLSDTGDSLSDTGDSLSDAGDKWHLK